The following are encoded in a window of Hypomesus transpacificus isolate Combined female unplaced genomic scaffold, fHypTra1 scaffold_31, whole genome shotgun sequence genomic DNA:
- the ppp1r3c2b gene encoding protein phosphatase 1 regulatory subunit 3C-B-like, whose protein sequence is MPAGGSIVQGPENLSLFFGQLPPLPPLFRGTDLKALRPCIRKFSSPTSAMFRGEHGHYREQSKKKRVVFADSKGMSLTAVRVLFEIEERPRMIPLPSLRELGAMTNGTVSTCRQGPQWRLDFQLPAPDVASRLQDVMVLLENCSVSASAIHGTVRVMNVSYEKDVHIRITFNSWRSYLDAPCAFMQQLYSGHDKDIFEFTVAFPKSLDEKDKIEFCFQYLPGGYTTPFWDNNNGKNYILCH, encoded by the coding sequence ATGCCTGCTGGAGGGTCTATTGTCCAGGGCCCTGAGAACCTGAGTCTGTTCTTCGGCCagctccctcccctgcccccactCTTCCGTGGCACGGATCTGAAAGCCCTTCGACCCTGCATTCGAAAGTTCTCCAGCCCGACCTCCGCAATGTTCCGGGGAGAGCATGGACATTATCGGGAACAATCGAAGAAGAAGCGTGTGGTTTTCGCTGACTCCAAAGGAATGTCCCTAACAGCCGTGAGAGTCTTGTTTGAGATTGAGGAGCGTCCTCGGATGATCCCTCTACCGTCGCTACGAGAGCTGGGGGCCATGACGAACGGCACAGTCAGCACATGCAGACAGGGGCCACAGTGGAGGCTAGACTTTCAACTGCCCGCACCAGACGTCGCTTCCAGACTGCAGGATGTGATGGTCCTCCTGGAGAACTGCAGCGTGTCTGCCTCTGCCATTCATGGGACCGTGCGTGTGATGAATGTCAGCTATGAGAAGGACGTCCACATACGGATCACCTTTAATTCCTGGCGTAGCTACCTCGACGCGCCATGTGCTTTCATGCAGCAACTGTATAGCGGACACGATAAAGACATCTTTGAGTTTACCGTTGCCTTCCCTAAATCTCTGGATGAGAAGGACAAGATAGAATTCTGTTTTCAGTATCTGCCTGGTGGCTACACAACTCCATTCTGGGATAACAACAATGGGAAGAACTATATCCTTTGTCactga